The DNA region ATGATGGCCACAACTACTATGCTGATCTGAACCCCAATGGAACATCAACGTTTTTTATCGATAAAAGTGGAGATTGGGGTTATAGTAGCATGGGTTATTCCATGTTTTCTGAAAAGCCATTACCATTTATAGTCAAGGACAAATGTAATCTTACGATGGCTACAGCAGTTCTGCATGAAACAGCCCGTGTAGCCCCGATCTCTCTGAAGTACTATGGATTTTGTTTCGAAAATGGAAGCTACACAGTGAAACTACATTTTAATGAGATAGCCTCAAGTGAACAAAAACGCTCTACTATCAGGCCTAGGCGAGTTTTTGATGTTGACATCCAGGTACCATAAAATGTATAGGGTGCGTTGGGTATGACATAAgtcattttttagaaaaataaattccaTGAGGTCATTTTATGGTGTTTGGTTGATTATCGGAAAAAGTAATTTACGGTGTTTGGTTACTAAAAAATGGAGAGCGAAAATGACGTCCTTCACTTGTGGacggaagtcattttccttacaactttcttaaattttaactTCATATTACTTGCTTCAAGTAATACTTAGAcattattattaatctttaaTACTCAAAATTTCGTCAAAACACTCTCCAATTTGCTAATatttttaaactgtatttggtatGGCGAAAGTCATTTTCCATGGAAACTAATTtcctggaaaatatttttcagtatTTAATCGGTGAGTGAATAAAAAATTCGAAAAACAATTACATAAAAATTGATAATAATATTAGCAATTTGGAgtgttttgatgaaaatttCAGTACTAAAGATTAACTACGATGTCTAAGTATTGTTGGAGCCAGTAATATGAAGCTAAAAGTTCAATAGAAAATTGACTTCATTTCATAAGAGGGAAGTCATATTTCCCATtttgatggaaaatgttttccacttTCTGATGACCAAACAACAAAACTGACTTCCTCACGGTAAATATTTTCCTGGAAAATGACTCCCCGTCTTACCAAGCACACCCTcagcatgtatatatttttaacaaaatactTTCCACTACAACTAAACACCATAAATCATTTTCCAGAAAAATATTTGTCGTGGAGAACGACTTCTGTCATTCCAAATACAATTGTAAAGGTATCATCTTTGtagttcttttttaaaaagttgtcACTGCAGGGGATGAATAAACAGAAAAACTACAATATAGAAGAAGCAACAGCGGATGCTAATGGGGATAAAACCCTGCAATATAATGTTACTATAGAATCCCAGCTTGAGATTCACTTGTACTGGTCTGGTAATGGCTCGATCTTCTACCCGGCGAACTACGGTCCCCTTATTTCAGCTATTTCTGTAGTCCAAGGTATGTTTCATATATCAGCTGGTGTATTGTCATTCATATTCTTCAGTTTCCTTTCTAAACCAACAATACTTTGATGGCAGTTCCTAAACACCCTCACAAGCTGTCTACTGCGCTTAAGGCCGGGATAACAGGATCATTACTGTTTTTTCTTGCTCTACTTTTGCTTTTACTCTGGAAATTGGGTTATCTTGGGGGCAAAAGATCATCAAACGAAGGTTAGATGCAATTATGgagtttggtttggttattaTTTCAATATAAAGTTGCATAACCCACTAAAAGAATTTGTCTGTTTGCTTCTTTTGTGAATGCTAACACATATCAAAAGAACTAAAAGCAACTGAATTGTTCCCCGGAGGAGTTTATAACTTTAGTCAAATAAAAGTTGCCACTCAAAACTTCAATGCTGTGAACAAATTGGGTGAAGGAGGTTTTGGACCGGTTTATAAGGTTAGTTTTGTTGGATTTTAGTATTCTGATTATTCATCATACCATACCCTTGGACCTGAATAAGTATACAGTTACACGGCCTTAGTGCTTTCCTTTTTCCTGAAGGGATTACATATACTTGAGTTCATCAAAAAACTAGTAGCCTTGTGGAGAATATAACAGTGATAATTCATCTGAACCTCTCACCGCTACACATATAACATTCAAAGAACACCTTACCATGTTCACGTTTTTGTTCGATTTCTTAAAAATGGTGTTTCTCTCATCAATACAGGGACTGCTCCCTAATGGAACTATGATTGCAGTTAAACAACTATCAGCAAAATCAAAGCAAGGAATACGtgaatttgtaaatgaaattGGCACAATTTCAGCTCTGCAACATCCAAATCTTGTGAAGTTAATGGGATGCTGTGCAGAAGACAACGAGCTCCTACTTGTTTATGAATACATGGAAAATAATTCTCTTGACCGTGCATTATTCGGTAAAGACAGAATGCTCATATGTtttgacaaaaatttctttgTACTTACGAAAAAAAGACATTGTATATGCAGGTTCAGAGGAACTTAAATCGAGACTAAACTGGTTGACAAGGGTCAAAATCATCCTCGGGATAGCCAAAGGTTTAACGTATTTGCACGAAGAGTCCAAATTGAAGATTATCCACAGGGACATTAAGCCCACAAACATACTCCTGGACAAGGAGTTGAATGCAAAAATAGCTGATTTTGGATACGCAAAGCTTAATGAAGGGGAACAAACTCATGTCATCACACGAATTGCTGGAACAACGTACTTTGAATATCCTGCTAATCTCCTACCCATCCCTTTACCTAAAAGCTTCTGCTACACATATTTTTCTTTCAGATGAGTGTATTTGTTTTCTCATATGAGAGTTGTTTTATAGGGGTTATATGGCACCAGAATACGCAATGAGGGGCTACTTAACACCGAAAGCAGACGTTTACAG from Lycium ferocissimum isolate CSIRO_LF1 chromosome 2, AGI_CSIRO_Lferr_CH_V1, whole genome shotgun sequence includes:
- the LOC132043486 gene encoding probable LRR receptor-like serine/threonine-protein kinase At1g53430, producing the protein MGYSMFSEKPLPFIVKDKCNLTMATAVLHETARVAPISLKYYGFCFENGSYTVKLHFNEIASSEQKRSTIRPRRVFDVDIQGMNKQKNYNIEEATADANGDKTLQYNVTIESQLEIHLYWSGNGSIFYPANYGPLISAISVVQVPKHPHKLSTALKAGITGSLLFFLALLLLLLWKLGYLGGKRSSNEELKATELFPGGVYNFSQIKVATQNFNAVNKLGEGGFGPVYKGLLPNGTMIAVKQLSAKSKQGIREFVNEIGTISALQHPNLVKLMGCCAEDNELLLVYEYMENNSLDRALFGSEELKSRLNWLTRVKIILGIAKGLTYLHEESKLKIIHRDIKPTNILLDKELNAKIADFGYAKLNEGEQTHVITRIAGTTGYMAPEYAMRGYLTPKADVYSFGVVTLEIVSGRNSASYRPSDQTVYLLDLAYVLHENGNLTELVDPKLGTDFSWTEADAILKLAMMCTNPSPTLRPTMSEVVNVIEGKTKIKATSSTDHRSTDEIALTKAMAALSQSSQSESNSAAGPSEATPSYSKSNISNEV